A segment of the Candidatus Atribacteria bacterium genome:
AAATATATCTATATAAGCATTGTTGGTGTGATTGGCAAAATGACCTGAGATCAAAGAAGTTTCTATTAATTGAACCATAGAAAAGCCAGCAACTCTTTCATCCTCGCCAAAATTTACCACCTGCGTTTCTCCGAATTGCTTCATTTTAATTAATTCACAAAGTTCATCGACATATCTCTTGATAGCCTTAGCATCTCTTATAGTCTCGGGATTACAATCATAAAGATCAACATTAGTTAATAATCCCCAAGCGTTGGTCTCAAAAAATTCTTTCTTTATCTTGCTCATTTTTCCGATACCTCCGGTTTATGTAAAAGTTTAACGGGAAAATCTAAAATACCTCTTTTTACTTCGGTAACCGAGATTGAACCCGCTTCTAACTCTTCTTTAAGAAAATCCAATGCTTTTTCACTTTGAATTTCATTTCCACAGGTAAAAATATCTAAAGCACAATAGCCATATTCAGGCCAAGTGTGAATGGAAAAATGTGATTCGGAAATTACTACTACCCCACTTACTCCATGAGGAGAGAATTTATGGAAGGTCGAATTTAAAGCAGTTGCTCCTGAAACCTTTACTGCTTCTACTAGAAGTTTCTCTATTTTTACGACATTGTTAATAGAGATGATATTGCAATTATAAAGTTCTACTAATAAATGATTCCCCAAGTAGTTCATTCATTAACTTCGCGATATATGACGATATATCGCCCCCCCTTCTTTAAAAAATTTACTGCCCCTATCAACTCTTCTCATGATATTTCGCAGTATTTAAAAATCATTAAAATACAAAAGATAATATATCAAAATCTCTCAAATTAATCAACATATTTT
Coding sequences within it:
- a CDS encoding S-adenosylmethionine decarboxylase → MSKIKKEFFETNAWGLLTNVDLYDCNPETIRDAKAIKRYVDELCELIKMKQFGETQVVNFGEDERVAGFSMVQLIETSLISGHFANHTNNAYIDIF
- a CDS encoding S-adenosylmethionine decarboxylase proenzyme is translated as MNYLGNHLLVELYNCNIISINNVVKIEKLLVEAVKVSGATALNSTFHKFSPHGVSGVVVISESHFSIHTWPEYGYCALDIFTCGNEIQSEKALDFLKEELEAGSISVTEVKRGILDFPVKLLHKPEVSEK